In the genome of Massilibacillus massiliensis, one region contains:
- the mnmA gene encoding tRNA 2-thiouridine(34) synthase MnmA — MCAKPKVVVAMSGGVDSSLTAALLVREGYDVIGVTMRLSDDSRDFDAEADRGCCSLSAVDDARRVADTIGIPHYVMNFRDMFQTTVIDYFVDEYAQGRTPNPCIACNRYVKFEGLLQRSLELGAEFVATGHYARIEQDKNTGRYVLRKGTDDTKDQSYALYHLNQKTLHHFMMPLGNYSKVETRKMAAEFNLSVANKPDSQEICFVPNDDYKAYLEDKVPRALTPGNIVDLSGKVIGKHKGVPLYTIGQRKGLGIAAKNPLYVVGLDMKKNQVIVGSNEDVFAKELIATDLNWITIDTLQEPLKVSAKIRYGAKEGDALITPLADGVVKVTFNEMQRAITPGQSVVFYDGDVVVGGGSIIRAVHKK; from the coding sequence ATGTGTGCTAAGCCCAAGGTGGTTGTAGCCATGAGCGGAGGGGTGGACAGTTCTTTAACTGCCGCCCTTCTTGTACGTGAAGGCTATGACGTAATAGGTGTCACGATGAGATTAAGTGATGATAGCCGTGATTTTGATGCTGAAGCTGATCGAGGCTGTTGTTCTCTTTCTGCTGTAGATGATGCGCGCCGAGTAGCGGATACGATCGGTATTCCACACTATGTAATGAATTTTAGAGATATGTTTCAGACGACTGTTATTGATTATTTTGTTGATGAATATGCACAGGGACGGACGCCAAATCCTTGTATTGCCTGCAATCGATATGTTAAATTTGAAGGGTTGTTGCAACGTTCCTTAGAATTAGGAGCTGAATTTGTAGCTACTGGGCATTATGCAAGAATTGAACAAGATAAAAATACAGGGCGGTATGTGTTACGTAAAGGAACAGACGATACAAAAGATCAGTCTTATGCATTGTATCATTTGAACCAAAAAACATTGCATCATTTTATGATGCCTTTAGGAAACTACAGTAAAGTGGAAACGCGCAAAATGGCTGCCGAATTTAATTTGTCTGTAGCAAATAAGCCTGATAGTCAAGAAATTTGTTTTGTTCCAAATGATGATTATAAAGCTTATCTTGAAGATAAAGTTCCGCGGGCATTAACACCAGGGAATATTGTCGACTTGTCTGGAAAAGTAATTGGAAAGCATAAAGGCGTCCCATTATATACAATTGGGCAGCGAAAGGGATTGGGGATCGCGGCTAAAAATCCACTCTATGTAGTGGGACTTGATATGAAGAAAAATCAGGTAATTGTCGGTAGTAATGAAGATGTTTTCGCAAAAGAATTAATTGCAACAGATTTAAACTGGATTACGATTGATACACTGCAAGAACCTTTAAAAGTTTCAGCAAAAATTCGTTACGGTGCGAAAGAAGGCGATGCTCTGATCACACCGCTTGCAGATGGCGTCGTCAAAGTTACATTTAATGAAATGCAGAGGGCGATTACACCAGGACAATCTGTTGTGTTTTATGATGGTGATGTTGTTGTCGGTGGAGGCAGTATCATTAGAGCTGTTCATAAAAAATAA
- the nifU gene encoding Fe-S cluster assembly scaffold protein NifU — protein sequence MSTSDYTEKVMDHFTNPRNVGEIVDANGVGEVGNAKCGDIMKIFLKVEDNIIKDVKFKTFGCGAAIATSSMVTEMVMGKTLEDALEITNQAVAEALGGLPPVKMHCSNLAADAMHEAIKDYISKQKK from the coding sequence ATGTCTACAAGTGATTATACAGAAAAAGTTATGGATCATTTTACGAATCCACGGAATGTGGGTGAAATCGTTGATGCCAATGGTGTCGGTGAAGTAGGGAATGCAAAATGCGGCGATATTATGAAAATCTTTTTAAAAGTAGAAGATAATATTATAAAAGATGTAAAGTTTAAAACATTTGGCTGCGGTGCTGCGATTGCAACAAGCAGTATGGTAACTGAAATGGTAATGGGAAAAACATTAGAAGACGCTTTGGAGATAACAAATCAAGCGGTCGCAGAAGCATTAGGCGGTTTACCTCCTGTAAAAATGCATTGTTCTAATTTAGCCGCTGATGCGATGCATGAAGCGATTAAGGATTATATCAGTAAACAAAAAAAATAG
- the nifS gene encoding cysteine desulfurase NifS encodes MRRIYFDHSATTPTDKTIASAMLEYMTTKFGNPSSVHSFGREVRKEVRDARENIAALIHANENEIFFTSGGSESDNFALKGVAFANKNKGNHIITTQIEHHAVLHTCQWLEKQDFEVTYLPVDEDGMVRIEDLKAAITDKTILISVMFANNEVGTIEPIKEIGAIAKEHGIYFHTDAVQAVANVEIDVQEMHIDLLSLSGHKFYGPKGIGAIYIRRGVRIQPMQLGGAQERNMRAGTENVPAIVGLGMAAKIAKQDFVENNTHLLKLRDKLIQGIQERIPDIKLNGHPTKRLPGNVNFSFRYIEGESLLLNLDIKGIAASSGSACTSGSLDPSHVLLAMGLTHEIAHGSLRISLGRDNTEEDIAYTLEVLPQIIARLRSMSPLSAENSTGVMAKPCKTCYKK; translated from the coding sequence ATGAGACGTATTTATTTTGACCATTCAGCAACGACTCCAACAGATAAAACAATAGCGAGTGCAATGCTTGAATATATGACAACGAAGTTTGGCAATCCTTCGAGCGTACACTCTTTTGGACGTGAAGTCCGTAAAGAAGTAAGAGATGCGCGGGAAAATATTGCAGCGTTAATTCATGCGAATGAGAATGAGATATTTTTTACAAGCGGCGGAAGTGAAAGTGATAATTTTGCTTTAAAGGGAGTTGCTTTTGCAAATAAAAATAAGGGCAATCATATTATTACGACGCAGATTGAACATCATGCAGTTTTGCATACTTGCCAATGGTTAGAAAAACAAGATTTTGAAGTGACTTATTTACCTGTGGATGAAGATGGAATGGTGCGCATTGAGGATCTAAAAGCTGCAATTACAGATAAAACCATTTTAATTAGTGTTATGTTTGCAAATAATGAAGTTGGTACAATTGAACCGATCAAGGAAATTGGAGCAATTGCAAAAGAACATGGCATTTATTTTCATACAGATGCTGTGCAAGCGGTAGCGAATGTTGAAATTGATGTACAAGAGATGCATATTGACTTATTGTCCTTATCTGGTCATAAATTTTATGGTCCAAAGGGGATTGGTGCAATTTACATTCGACGTGGGGTAAGAATTCAGCCTATGCAATTAGGTGGGGCACAAGAACGCAATATGCGTGCAGGGACAGAAAATGTACCAGCGATTGTTGGCCTTGGCATGGCAGCAAAGATAGCAAAACAAGATTTTGTCGAAAATAATACACATCTTCTTAAACTTCGGGATAAATTGATCCAAGGTATTCAAGAAAGAATTCCGGATATAAAACTCAACGGACATCCAACAAAACGTTTGCCCGGAAATGTGAATTTTAGTTTCCGCTACATTGAGGGTGAATCATTGTTGTTAAATTTAGATATTAAAGGAATTGCTGCTTCAAGTGGTTCAGCATGTACATCTGGTTCGCTTGATCCGTCCCATGTTTTACTTGCGATGGGGCTGACGCATGAGATCGCACATGGTTCTCTTCGCATTAGCTTAGGTCGTGATAATACAGAGGAAGATATCGCGTATACATTAGAAGTTTTACCGCAGATCATTGCACGTTTACGTAGTATGTCTCCGCTATCTGCTGAGAATTCTACAGGTGTTATGGCAAAACCGTGTAAAACATGTTATAAGAAATAA
- a CDS encoding RrF2 family transcriptional regulator, translated as MKLSTKGRYGVAAMYELALHYGEGPISLKTIAANQGISEHYLEQLICTLRNAGYVTSVRGAQGGYILSKDPACITVGDIITTMEGPIALVDCLLTDAKENSYCEKAGACVTRGVWAKVCDSINSVLDSISLADLCRDEKK; from the coding sequence GTGAAATTATCTACAAAAGGACGATATGGGGTTGCTGCAATGTATGAGTTAGCTTTACATTATGGAGAAGGTCCTATATCGCTAAAAACGATTGCCGCGAATCAAGGGATATCTGAGCATTATTTAGAGCAGTTGATTTGCACGCTGCGAAATGCTGGTTATGTGACAAGCGTTCGTGGAGCGCAGGGTGGCTATATATTGTCCAAGGATCCTGCGTGTATTACAGTAGGCGATATTATCACAACGATGGAAGGCCCGATTGCTTTGGTAGATTGTTTATTGACCGATGCAAAAGAGAACAGTTATTGTGAAAAAGCTGGTGCTTGTGTAACCAGAGGTGTCTGGGCAAAGGTTTGTGATAGTATTAATAGTGTATTAGATTCTATTTCATTGGCTGATTTATGTCGTGATGAGAAAAAATAA
- a CDS encoding replication-associated recombination protein A, with product MNLFSYSNAEVHTSSQPLAVRMRPRTFEEFIGHEEMIGNSKFLRKMIESDHISSMIIFGPPGTGKTTLAHMIAAMTNSHFEKLNAVSAGIADIRKIVDAAKERLQFYQKRTIVFIDEIHRFNKSQQDVLLPYVEDGRIILIGATTENPYFEVNLPLLSRVRIVRLQLLSNRDIVAILKQALSDRERGLGLFDITCSDEMFEKIAAVGNGDARVALNILEQASMLLSSGGQITNEILREIIGEKLQTYDKTGDNHYDTISAFIKSMRGSDPDAALHYLARMLVAGENLNFIARRIAICAAEDVGNADPQALVIAMAAVQSVQFLGMPEARIPLAQAVTYVASAPKSNAAYLAIDAAISDVKNKNCGQIPLHLRDAHYKGAAKLGHGETYLYPHNYENHFIVQHYLPDELDGATYYSPTENGTEKAIRARLKQHWGKKY from the coding sequence ATGAATTTATTTTCTTATTCAAATGCAGAGGTTCATACAAGTAGTCAACCGTTGGCAGTTCGGATGCGGCCAAGAACTTTTGAGGAATTTATCGGTCATGAAGAAATGATTGGTAATTCGAAATTTTTGCGTAAAATGATTGAAAGTGATCATATTTCCTCTATGATTATCTTTGGACCACCAGGCACAGGGAAAACCACACTTGCGCATATGATTGCAGCAATGACAAATAGTCATTTTGAAAAACTAAATGCTGTTTCTGCGGGAATTGCAGATATTCGTAAGATTGTGGATGCGGCAAAAGAACGCTTGCAATTTTATCAGAAACGCACGATTGTTTTTATTGATGAAATTCATCGGTTTAATAAGAGTCAACAAGATGTGCTTTTACCCTATGTGGAAGATGGCAGAATTATTCTTATTGGTGCAACAACAGAAAATCCTTATTTTGAAGTGAATTTACCTTTATTATCGAGAGTTCGGATTGTTCGCTTGCAGCTTTTAAGCAACAGAGATATTGTAGCAATATTGAAACAAGCTTTATCTGATCGAGAACGTGGATTAGGGTTATTTGACATTACTTGCAGTGATGAGATGTTTGAAAAGATTGCCGCAGTAGGGAACGGTGATGCACGAGTAGCGTTAAATATTCTGGAACAAGCTAGTATGTTGCTGTCATCAGGGGGACAAATAACAAACGAAATTCTTCGTGAAATTATCGGTGAAAAATTACAAACTTATGATAAAACTGGGGATAATCACTATGATACAATCTCAGCGTTTATTAAGAGCATGAGAGGCAGTGATCCCGATGCCGCACTCCACTATCTTGCGCGGATGCTTGTTGCGGGCGAAAATCTTAATTTTATTGCAAGACGTATTGCAATTTGTGCAGCTGAAGATGTTGGGAATGCTGATCCACAAGCGTTAGTTATCGCTATGGCAGCAGTCCAGTCTGTTCAATTTCTTGGCATGCCAGAGGCGCGAATTCCTCTTGCACAAGCTGTTACCTATGTAGCTTCAGCACCGAAGAGCAATGCCGCTTATCTGGCAATTGATGCTGCTATCTCAGACGTCAAAAATAAAAATTGTGGACAAATTCCTCTACATCTTCGTGATGCGCATTATAAAGGTGCGGCTAAATTAGGGCATGGGGAAACCTATCTTTATCCACATAACTATGAGAATCACTTTATTGTACAGCATTATTTGCCGGATGAATTAGATGGAGCAACTTATTATTCACCAACAGAAAATGGTACAGAAAAAGCGATTAGGGCTAGATTAAAACAGCATTGGGGAAAAAAATACTAA
- the dut gene encoding dUTP diphosphatase, with product MAVRGFEVIRSYMARDIQLPKRKTIASAGYDIEAGEKTVLKAQKVSLIPTGLKAYMQKDEYLGIHIRSGFSIKNMVTLINSQGIIDADYYNNVDNEGHIMLAVFNHNEEDVMIEKGMRIAQGVFYKYLTTDDDCVHESAIRQGGMGSTGEK from the coding sequence ATGGCAGTAAGAGGCTTTGAAGTGATTCGCAGTTACATGGCACGAGATATACAGCTACCTAAGCGTAAAACGATTGCCAGTGCAGGCTATGATATAGAGGCAGGAGAAAAAACAGTTTTAAAAGCCCAAAAGGTAAGTTTAATTCCAACTGGATTAAAAGCCTATATGCAAAAGGATGAATATTTAGGCATACATATTCGCTCCGGGTTTTCTATAAAAAACATGGTAACGTTGATCAATAGTCAGGGGATTATCGATGCTGATTATTATAATAATGTAGACAATGAGGGGCATATTATGCTTGCAGTTTTTAATCATAATGAAGAGGACGTTATGATAGAGAAAGGTATGCGTATTGCGCAAGGTGTATTTTATAAATATTTAACAACCGATGATGATTGTGTGCATGAAAGCGCAATTCGTCAGGGCGGGATGGGATCGACGGGAGAAAAATAG
- the hfq gene encoding RNA chaperone Hfq, protein MPMKVINLQDSFLNQVRKENAAVIIYLVNGFQLRGAVKGFDNFTVIIENDGKQQLVYKHAISTITPFKPLNNGLNGEKKEESKA, encoded by the coding sequence ATGCCAATGAAAGTAATAAATTTGCAAGATAGTTTTTTAAATCAAGTACGAAAAGAAAATGCAGCAGTTATTATATATCTCGTAAATGGTTTTCAGCTTCGTGGAGCGGTAAAAGGATTTGACAATTTTACTGTTATTATTGAAAATGATGGCAAGCAGCAGCTTGTATATAAACATGCAATTTCAACAATTACCCCATTTAAGCCGCTTAACAATGGTTTGAATGGTGAAAAAAAGGAAGAGTCAAAAGCTTAA
- the miaA gene encoding tRNA (adenosine(37)-N6)-dimethylallyltransferase MiaA, with product MELSMRVNHKEKLIVILGPTAVGKTNLSIQLAKKLNTEIISGDSMLVYRGFNIGTAKPTMEEQAGITHHLIDILTPNEEFNVTQFREVASRKIYEINREHKVPILAGGTGLYIKSLIEDYRFNETPSDEAYRLNLEELAKLHGKEYVHAMLQKVDPESAKRLHVNDFRRVIRALEVYHFGGEHISQNKNAEGELAYDAYVIGLTMERSRLYERINQRVDLMIDAGLVKEVEMLLQQGVAADCQAMKGIGYKEIIAYLQGEVSLAFAVDHIKKATRHFAKRQLTWFKKMPYIHWYDVEQVCLEDVMENVYIDIAGKYSIK from the coding sequence ATGGAGTTATCGATGCGAGTAAATCATAAAGAAAAATTAATTGTTATTCTTGGTCCTACAGCGGTCGGCAAGACCAATCTTAGTATCCAATTGGCAAAAAAGCTTAATACTGAAATTATTTCGGGGGATTCCATGCTGGTTTATCGTGGTTTTAATATTGGGACAGCAAAACCGACGATGGAAGAGCAAGCAGGGATAACGCATCATTTAATTGATATTTTAACACCGAATGAAGAGTTTAATGTGACGCAGTTTAGAGAAGTTGCAAGTCGAAAGATTTATGAAATCAATCGAGAGCATAAAGTTCCTATTTTAGCTGGCGGTACTGGTTTATATATAAAATCTTTAATTGAAGATTATCGATTTAATGAAACTCCTAGTGATGAGGCGTATCGTTTAAATTTAGAAGAGCTTGCAAAATTACATGGCAAAGAATATGTACATGCAATGCTTCAAAAAGTAGACCCGGAATCGGCGAAGCGATTACATGTGAATGATTTTCGTCGGGTGATTCGAGCTTTGGAAGTATATCATTTTGGTGGAGAGCATATTTCTCAAAATAAAAATGCAGAGGGCGAGCTTGCCTATGATGCATATGTGATTGGTTTGACAATGGAGCGCAGCAGACTATATGAACGCATAAACCAACGTGTCGACCTCATGATAGATGCAGGATTAGTTAAGGAAGTAGAAATGTTGCTGCAACAGGGAGTTGCTGCGGATTGTCAGGCGATGAAAGGGATTGGATATAAAGAAATTATTGCTTATTTGCAAGGAGAAGTTTCTCTTGCGTTTGCTGTAGATCATATAAAAAAGGCTACGCGGCATTTTGCAAAAAGGCAATTGACGTGGTTTAAAAAAATGCCATATATACATTGGTATGATGTTGAGCAAGTATGTCTAGAAGATGTCATGGAAAATGTTTACATTGATATTGCAGGAAAATATTCAATTAAGTAG
- a CDS encoding class I SAM-dependent methyltransferase, translating into MMDIIVTTGQKTTLEQVVKAQEVAKTLHAVFVSRENFSIATLRKSCKVETILVVSKRGLVVHTLEGELFFHLNMAQLRIKNLRMGKIDNMVQAMGLQEGMSVLDCTLGLAADSIVASYIAGEKGRIVGLEVSPILALIAKLGLKQYQTNEPELQNALRRIEVVQEDYNMYLLQLPKNSFDVVYIDPMFRRPIHESVNLQPMRCLADHRAVSLESLTEARRVAKKCVVVKETNHSSEFERLQIETIFGGKYSSVNYGVIDASKS; encoded by the coding sequence ATGATGGATATAATTGTGACTACAGGACAAAAAACAACACTAGAGCAAGTTGTAAAAGCGCAAGAGGTTGCAAAGACCCTGCATGCTGTATTTGTGTCGCGTGAAAATTTTTCTATTGCAACATTACGTAAATCGTGTAAGGTAGAGACTATTCTTGTCGTAAGTAAACGAGGGTTGGTTGTACATACCTTAGAAGGGGAATTGTTTTTTCATCTTAATATGGCACAATTGCGTATTAAAAATTTACGAATGGGAAAAATAGACAACATGGTGCAAGCTATGGGGTTACAGGAAGGAATGTCCGTACTCGACTGTACGCTGGGGTTAGCCGCTGATTCGATTGTTGCAAGCTATATAGCTGGTGAAAAAGGAAGAATTGTTGGTCTGGAAGTATCGCCGATTTTGGCGTTGATTGCTAAGCTGGGATTAAAACAGTATCAGACAAACGAGCCTGAACTTCAAAATGCATTAAGACGGATTGAAGTTGTGCAGGAGGATTATAATATGTATCTTTTACAACTGCCGAAAAATAGTTTCGATGTCGTTTACATAGATCCGATGTTTCGCAGACCAATTCATGAGAGTGTAAATTTACAGCCGATGCGTTGTTTAGCGGACCATCGTGCAGTGTCATTAGAATCTCTAACTGAGGCGAGACGGGTCGCGAAAAAATGTGTTGTGGTTAAAGAAACGAATCATAGTAGTGAATTTGAAAGATTGCAGATAGAAACTATTTTTGGTGGCAAATACAGTAGTGTAAATTATGGAGTTATCGATGCGAGTAAATCATAA
- the mutL gene encoding DNA mismatch repair endonuclease MutL, which yields MSTMIRVLDETTANKIAAGEVVERPSAVVKELIENAIDAGSTKIEVEIMSGGISFMRVTDNGDGMSHEDAQLAVLRHATSKIKNAGDLTTIHTLGFRGEALPTIASVSKFSLLTRLKESEFATLVEIHGGKMSETREAGGNIGTTVKVEDLFFNTPARKKFLKTPNSEGSHIHEIILKLSISNPEIAFKFINNNKLVLSTPGNGNLFDTLKNIYGTKVSDGLLPLAFVDEGISIQGFLSKPNIIRSNRQWQTFIVNGRIIGSRSIAKAIDNAYHSLLPKSGYPLVVMNIQVPQNTIDVNVHPQKSELKFEDEGRIFKAVYKTVLDAIRNHDQLDSIAAPVQNIERHYAPIRFPVQENLHQQYVPMPSPITPSEHTVSFAEAQAIRQNEVRFSEVPTERMQETPAEYVHEQESRGESTLVYEGVLMPMGQVDRCYIIASDGKGLYIVDQHAAHERILYDRFAKMTEEIPSQQLLVHLFLDFDDKECGLILNHQDLFHQLGFSMEASGPMTMRLKEIPADIPIGEAEAVIREILEALQNLHQPTSQEIRHACLAITACRAAIKAGDLLNIRQMQILLDELTNTTLPYTCPHGRPSIIKFESGELAKMFKRT from the coding sequence ATGAGCACTATGATCCGTGTGTTAGATGAAACAACCGCGAATAAGATTGCTGCCGGCGAAGTTGTTGAAAGGCCGTCTGCTGTGGTTAAAGAATTAATTGAAAATGCGATTGATGCTGGCAGCACAAAAATTGAAGTTGAAATTATGTCCGGTGGTATAAGTTTTATGCGCGTCACGGATAATGGTGATGGGATGAGTCATGAAGATGCCCAACTGGCAGTCCTTCGGCATGCAACGAGTAAAATAAAAAACGCGGGTGATTTGACAACAATTCATACATTGGGATTCCGTGGTGAAGCGTTGCCAACGATTGCTTCGGTATCTAAATTTAGCCTGCTAACGCGGTTAAAAGAAAGTGAGTTCGCAACACTAGTTGAAATTCATGGTGGGAAAATGTCGGAGACACGTGAGGCTGGTGGAAATATTGGCACGACTGTCAAAGTTGAGGATTTATTTTTCAATACGCCTGCACGAAAGAAATTCTTAAAAACGCCAAATTCGGAAGGCTCACATATTCATGAAATTATTTTAAAACTTTCTATTTCAAATCCAGAGATTGCTTTTAAATTTATCAATAATAATAAATTAGTATTGTCAACACCTGGAAATGGTAATTTGTTTGATACGTTGAAAAATATTTATGGAACAAAAGTAAGTGATGGATTGTTGCCGCTTGCATTCGTGGACGAAGGAATTTCAATTCAAGGTTTTTTATCTAAGCCGAATATCATTCGCAGTAATCGTCAATGGCAAACTTTTATTGTAAATGGACGAATTATAGGCAGTCGTAGTATTGCGAAAGCCATTGATAATGCCTATCATTCTTTGTTGCCGAAATCAGGATATCCACTGGTTGTTATGAATATTCAAGTGCCGCAAAATACGATTGATGTTAATGTACATCCGCAAAAAAGTGAACTTAAGTTTGAAGATGAAGGCAGAATTTTTAAAGCGGTATATAAAACGGTTTTAGATGCAATTCGTAATCATGACCAACTGGACTCGATTGCTGCACCGGTTCAAAATATAGAAAGGCATTATGCGCCGATTCGTTTTCCCGTGCAAGAAAATCTGCATCAACAATATGTTCCAATGCCATCGCCAATTACTCCATCGGAGCATACAGTGTCTTTTGCTGAAGCACAAGCAATTCGGCAAAATGAGGTGCGTTTTTCAGAAGTACCGACAGAAAGAATGCAAGAGACTCCAGCCGAATATGTGCACGAGCAGGAATCAAGGGGTGAATCCACGCTTGTTTATGAAGGCGTATTAATGCCAATGGGACAAGTTGATCGATGCTATATTATTGCCAGCGATGGTAAAGGATTGTACATTGTTGACCAGCATGCGGCGCATGAACGGATTTTATATGATCGTTTTGCGAAAATGACAGAAGAAATCCCATCTCAGCAACTATTGGTGCATTTATTTCTGGATTTTGATGATAAAGAATGTGGATTGATTTTAAACCATCAAGACTTATTTCACCAATTAGGATTTTCGATGGAAGCAAGTGGTCCAATGACAATGCGTCTAAAAGAGATACCGGCAGATATTCCGATTGGTGAGGCGGAGGCTGTAATTCGTGAGATATTAGAGGCACTTCAAAACTTACATCAGCCCACGTCGCAAGAAATACGGCATGCTTGTTTAGCAATTACTGCTTGTCGCGCAGCCATTAAAGCCGGCGATCTTTTGAATATTAGGCAAATGCAAATTTTGTTAGATGAATTAACAAATACAACCTTACCATATACTTGTCCGCATGGAAGACCGTCAATTATAAAATTCGAGAGTGGCGAATTGGCAAAAATGTTTAAGCGGACTTAA